In Mesoplodon densirostris isolate mMesDen1 chromosome 2, mMesDen1 primary haplotype, whole genome shotgun sequence, the DNA window GGGGACATTGGTCCCCTGGCACTGCCTCCTTTGTGGGGTTGCTGTGAGGAGCCCATGGGCCGGGGGAAGTGATGGGCTCTGGTCACCCCAGGGCACTGGGCACCCAGCTTGTCTTTACTGCTGTGTCCTCGAGGCCCAGCACAGAGAAGACACTCACATAGCCTGTCAGTGAGTAAATAAGTGGTCGTGAAAGGGACTGCAGCTGGCCGGGGTGTGGACAGGTCCGTGCCCGTGCTTGCACCTGTGCTGGCCATGTGTGTGCGCCTGAGGGCTGGGGCCTGCCTCCCACCTCTCTCTGAGTGTCTGGGTCTGAGTCTCAGAGCGCAGGGTGGGTGCCTGGGTTGGGGACAAGTTGCTCAGAGCCTAACCGAGCTGGGGGGACACCCTGCACCCTCCTGGCCCCGCCCGGGGTGCTGGCAGGGGCCGGCGGATGCTGCGCGGGGCTCAGACATACTCTCGGGCAGCCGCCGAGGGGCCGGGCCTGTAGGGCTGCGGGCTGCTGTTGGATCTCTCGGGCTCCTGGCACGTGCAGCAGAGGAAGGAGCCGCCCAGCATGGCCAGGCCGGCGGCGGCCCAGCCCAGAAACAGGGCTGGACCAAACTCGTACCTGCAAGGGGTGGAGGACGCCATCAGGTGTGCCTGCGCCCCCGCCCCGTCCCGTCCTCCCCTGGGGGCTCCCGGCCTCCGCCCTGGCAGAGCAGAGGGCGGGCTGGACGtggggagctgaggctggggccTCACAAGCCTCCTCGGACTCGCCCGGTAAGTTGGGATGAGCGCTCATCCTTCCTCCCGCCCCTGCCCAAGCACATCAACACCACCCGGGGCGACCCAGCTCAGGCTGGGCTGCTCCACGCAGCCTCGAGCCCCTTTCCTCCTCCGGCCAGATGAGGGGGCGTGGGGGGGCCCGCCAGGCCCGTCGGGGAGAGGAGGAGCGGGGTAGTCCTGCCACCACTCTCGGTCACGGTCTGGCCCACGGAACTTGCCGCCGGGCTCCCGCCGCCCTCTGGAGAAGGCCAGTCTCCTCCGCTGGCTCCACCTGGCACTCCGGCCTCTCCACGCACAAGCCTAGCGGGCCAGCCCGGCGCCCCGTCGGCAGCGCCCGGATCTccccacctctgtgcctttgcacgaGGCGCCCCCTGCCGGAGCGTCTCGCCTCCGGTGCTTCGCCTCCGGTGCTCCGCCTCCAGGGCCCAGTTCAGATGCCACCTTCTCCGAAGGCTTCCCCTGACACCCCTCCGCTCGCCGCCTGGCGCTGACTCTCACTGGGTGGCTGATCAGTTCCTCGTTTGTCTGGCTCCCTGGGGAGCAACTTGAGGGCAGACAGCACCGGATTCATCCATGTCCCCAGGGCCCAACACAGGACCTGCAACTCAGGCAGCCTTGCGGAGTGCTGAAGGGACAGGAGCAAGCGCCAGCGTGGCATCTCTGAACAGAGCTATCGCTTGCTTGGCAGGTTTTCATGGCTAGAGCTGCCAGCCCCAGGGAATGAACCTCACTCCTGAAGACTTCATTTCCTCCCCCTCTCCACTCTGctgcctcctccagggagccctccCAACTGCAACAGCCCAGGCATCTCTTTTCTCattctccctccaccccagggcCCAAGGCCTGTTGGGTGTTTGGGGTTGAGACTATCCCATTCTCTGCTCCCCAAAGAGCTGAGAGGTAAGGGAGGGGCCAGGCCCTTCACAGAGCCCCCTATTCGGCCCCCATACCCTGGCCTTACAAGTCCTGACCACTCTAGCTCCTAAATATCTCTGGGCCTACTCTCCACTGCTAGCCCCCGGCCCCAAGCTCTCTGCTTTCATCAGCACCTTACTGGCCTTGCTCCCTCCCCACCATTCTGCACACCACAGCCAGAGGGACTGTCCTGACTTCCACACCAGGACGCAGAAAAAAACCTTCCTATGGCTGCAAGGCCCTCTGCCATCTGCCCTTAGGActtttccagcctcatctctctGGCCCAAAGTCACTGTGCCTCCTACAGAAATAACagcccaggcactgtgctaagtcccTCACCTGCACCATCTCACAGAACCCTCACAACCACACTGAGCTCCATCCTCGGTCCTAGCTGCCTTTTACAGGGGAGGAaaccaggcacagagaggttaaggaacttgccagTCACACAGCCAGCCCGTGCAGAGGTGGGATTTAAATCCAGAGCCAGGGCATTTAGCTACTGGGGTGGCGTTCAGGGCCCAGCCACGGCTGCTCCCAACTCCAGAGAGCTTCTCAGTGACAGCACCTGGGGCTCGTCCGTCCCCTGTTTCCCCCTCCAAGTGCCCTGCTGGACAAAGGCCAGTGGTCCCAGAAGAGGTGGAGTGGGAGGCCCAGCCTGTTACCTGGCCCAAGCCATGCCCTGGTGCTCACCTGGCATTGACGGGTGTGCTGGGGTTGAAGAACTCCTGGGTCACCAGTGTGGCATACCACGAGACAGCCGTCAAAGTGCAGATGCCTAAGGACAGGGTCGGGGGGTCTCAGCTCTGCTCTGGCCTCCAGAGGGCCTCCCAGGATGGGGCTACCTGCCACGGTCAAGAGGATGGAGGAGGAGCCAGGCACTCACCCGCCAGGAGGAAGAGCACACCCCCAGCGATGGCCACTCGGCCCTTGGCGATGGGGTTGCTATCTCCGACCCGGGTGCACTTCATACCGATGACACTGAGGACCATGGCCACGAAGCCCAGGAGCACGGCCACCACCATCAGGGCTCGCGCTGACTGGATGTGACCTGGATGGGGCGGGAGGGACTGAGTGGGGGGGCGGGAGAAGTGGGCGGGTGGGAGGAGCCCCAAGATGGGAGGGGCGGGAGCTAGAGCAGGACGGCTCCTCCTGGGCTACTACCTGCAGCAGGTGTGAGGGGATCCTGAGGGCTCAGGTGACTACAGGGCGTGAGGGCAGAGTGTGGAGGCTGCGCCTCACCATTTAACCCCACCGTTCGCTCTCCCTGGAAGGTTCTTCCAGGTAGTGTGTGGTGACAGGGTGGTATGAGTTCTCCCATCAGCTGCTTTCTGGCCAGGCGCCTCCCTTTGGGGCCCACCCCTCCCAGGCAGCGGGGGCCAGCTTCTCCTCAGGCCTTTCAGATTCACCAGAAAGAGGACCTAGGGTGTCTGaggcccagctcagcccaggTTGGCCCTTGGACAGGGATGCCTCCCCCATTGTCCTTTCCGACTCTAGTTACCTTCCCCTGTGCCCTTTGAGTCACCCATGGTAGCTGTGTGCCTGCTGCCGGCGTCAGTCCCGGGCCTGGGGGGCAGCTCAGGGGATCTGGGTCCCTGAGGGAGGCCAGATGACCTGCCTGGTCCGGAGTGGCGGGGGCCATGTGACAGCAGCCCAGCTCAAGCCTGTGTGGCCCTGGGGCGGAGGGCGGGCGGGTCGGCCCCCAGCCAGGGGTAGAGCTGCAGTGGTGCCTGTTTACGAGCCAGCTTGTCAGGCTCAACCCCTACACCCCAGGGGGAGGAGAGCCACCCGTGTGCCCAAGCGCCTGGGTGTGGACGTGCATGTACACGTGTGTGGctgtgtgtctgtgcgtgtggGTACGTGTACCCGAGTGCCGGCATACTTGTCTACGTGGCAGGCCTGGCAAGTAGGTGTGTGCGCAGAGTGTGTCTGCAGAGTATGGAGAGAAATGGAGGGAAGGGTCTTGGCTTAGAGCCTCTGAGTGCCGAGCACTCATCACCTCTGACCCAGAGTCCTGTGAAAGTCCTAGTCCCCTTTCCAGATGAGGACAGAGAGGGTCAGTGACTCCTTCAAGGttacagtggcagagctggcgTGTGGACCCATGGCTGCTGGAACCTAgagcccctgcccccaggaggGCACCAGGCTGGCCTGGATCTTCATGAGTGCACgggaggcaggggctggagagGGCAGCCCAGTGCAGACGGCAGACCGTGGGAAAGCTTGCTCCGGACCTCCCAGCCCCATatcccacctccccatcccagcGGGCATGAGGCCTACCTTCCAGGGCAAGCAGCGAGTCATAGAGCTTGCACTGCACCTGACCGGTGCTCTGGGAGGCGCAGGACATCCAGAGCCCTTCGTAGAGGCCTACGGCGGTGATGATGGCGTCGCCTGCGTAGGAGGACTGCTTCCACTGCGGGAGCGCTGTGCTGGCAATGATGCCCACCCAGCCACCCAGGGCCAGGAAGTAGCCCAGGAGCTGAAGGCCTGAGTTGGCCATGGcccaggggaggggatgggggttcCAGGGCTCAGGGCTGGGCCAGGGTCCCTGGGGGGGCCGAGGTCATGGCCAGGTGACAGGAGCagctgggttgggggtggggtgcagcagGTGGTCAGAGGCTGAGAAGGAGAGGTGACAGCCCTGCAGTGGCAGCAGCAAAGGCAGTGGCTTCAGGCTCTAGAATGCTGGGGGAGGCCCGAGCTGGAAAGGCCAGGGGCCCGCCCACAGCCGCCACCTAAGCCAGGGCAAGGTCCCCAGCAAAGCTCCTGCCCAGCCCCCGGGGGGTGGGGCATGGGGCGTGGCCAAGGTGGTGCCCCTCCCCAGGGATGgagaagggaggggctgggaggagtgACCCCCGGCTGGCCCTCAGGGCCTTTCCCCTAGGGAAACCCCTTTAGGAGCCTGATAAGGGTGCCCTAAAATTCTCCTAATTCCTGTCCCAAACACCAGCACTGAGGTGATGGACTTTGCCCTTGTACTGCTGATGTGACCCTTGGGGTTTTCTGTCCTCTGACTGCAggacagaaagaaaatggaactCCAATTTGCAGGAGGTAAGACTAGGGTTAGACACTGGGGAGAACTTTTTGGAGCGGGTTCTGAGGTCAGCTATGGAGAGACTGGGTTGGGGAGG includes these proteins:
- the CLDN19 gene encoding claudin-19 encodes the protein MANSGLQLLGYFLALGGWVGIIASTALPQWKQSSYAGDAIITAVGLYEGLWMSCASQSTGQVQCKLYDSLLALEGHIQSARALMVVAVLLGFVAMVLSVIGMKCTRVGDSNPIAKGRVAIAGGVLFLLAGICTLTAVSWYATLVTQEFFNPSTPVNARYEFGPALFLGWAAAGLAMLGGSFLCCTCQEPERSNSSPQPYRPGPSAAAREPVVKLSASTKGPLGV